In one window of Anaerotignum faecicola DNA:
- a CDS encoding Asp23/Gls24 family envelope stress response protein, which yields MSEYSDNKLGQIQIADEVIAIIAGAAAAEVDGVIAVAGATVESIAGLFGKKNLAKGIKVFVEDGEASIEVEIAVKYGTKLRAAAEEVQTKVKNAVETMTGLLVNAVDINISAVVMEKAKKEEKEAE from the coding sequence ATGTCAGAATATTCAGATAATAAACTCGGCCAGATACAGATTGCGGATGAGGTGATAGCAATTATAGCAGGGGCGGCGGCCGCCGAAGTGGATGGAGTTATAGCCGTTGCAGGGGCAACGGTTGAATCTATTGCCGGCCTTTTCGGTAAGAAAAACCTTGCAAAAGGAATAAAAGTTTTTGTAGAGGACGGAGAAGCGTCTATTGAAGTTGAAATTGCTGTAAAATATGGAACCAAACTCCGTGCGGCCGCTGAAGAGGTTCAGACAAAAGTTAAAAATGCAGTTGAAACAATGACAGGCCTTTTAGTTAACGCCGTTGATATTAATATAAGTGCAGTAGTTATGGAAAAAGCGAAGAAAGAGGAAAAAGAAGCAGAGTAA
- the nusB gene encoding transcription antitermination factor NusB yields MSRTNARKNAFSLLFQLDFFNNEEIDNSKKIFFDENPDIGGGDMDYIVRAVDGTVEHISDIDKIISENLKGWTIERLNKVDLAILRLAVYEMLYDDETPDGIVINEAVEIAKKYSSDQAPGFINGILGKISQR; encoded by the coding sequence ATGAGTAGGACAAACGCCAGGAAAAATGCTTTCAGCCTTCTGTTTCAGTTGGATTTTTTTAATAATGAAGAGATTGATAACAGCAAAAAAATATTTTTTGATGAAAATCCTGATATTGGAGGCGGCGATATGGATTACATAGTTAGGGCCGTAGACGGAACGGTAGAACATATAAGCGATATTGATAAGATTATAAGCGAAAACTTAAAAGGCTGGACGATTGAAAGGCTTAATAAAGTTGATTTGGCAATTTTAAGGCTTGCAGTTTATGAAATGTTGTATGACGATGAAACTCCTGACGGAATTGTTATAAATGAAGCGGTTGAAATTGCCAAAAAATACAGTTCGGATCAAGCCCCGGGATTTATTAACGGTATTTTGGGCAAAATATCACAGAGGTGA
- the xseA gene encoding exodeoxyribonuclease VII large subunit, giving the protein MIEPRVFSVTQINRYIRELIEKDFILQSLWIKGEISNYKRHSSGHLYFTLKDGESAINCIMFRGNAQMLPFEPENGMEAVVCGYISIYEKTGQYQFYGELIQPVGIGALTAAYDRLKNKLEKEGLFDGDFKREICSKPETVAVITSPTGAAVRDIINIAKRRNKSVRIVVAPVLVQGENAAASIVNALKAVNNWGGADTIILGRGGGSIEDLWAFNEESVARAIFASDIPVISAVGHETDFTISDFVADLRAPTPSAAAELAVNDVEGDLAVLNSVRQRLNFAMKKYIADNKSYVLSVSKNRAFKRVYENLANNSILLDKCKKSMDKAVLNNFSAKKELFKHSVERLELLSPLGTLKRGYSIAFSENGKLISSVKSIKQGEKISVRVTDGEIYATVMERIESNG; this is encoded by the coding sequence GTGATAGAACCGCGTGTATTTTCTGTTACACAAATTAACCGGTATATAAGGGAGCTTATTGAAAAGGATTTTATACTTCAAAGTCTTTGGATTAAGGGCGAGATTTCAAATTATAAACGCCACTCTTCAGGACATCTTTATTTTACTTTAAAAGATGGAGAAAGCGCCATAAACTGTATAATGTTTCGAGGAAATGCGCAAATGCTGCCTTTTGAACCCGAAAATGGTATGGAAGCGGTTGTTTGTGGTTATATTTCTATATATGAAAAAACGGGACAGTACCAATTTTACGGGGAACTGATACAGCCCGTTGGAATTGGCGCGCTTACTGCCGCATATGACAGGCTTAAAAACAAACTGGAAAAGGAAGGGCTTTTTGACGGCGATTTCAAGCGTGAAATATGCAGTAAACCTGAAACCGTAGCCGTTATAACTTCTCCTACCGGGGCGGCTGTACGCGATATAATTAATATAGCAAAAAGGCGCAATAAGAGTGTCCGGATTGTAGTTGCGCCTGTTCTTGTCCAAGGAGAAAATGCGGCGGCGTCTATTGTTAATGCGTTAAAAGCTGTTAATAACTGGGGCGGCGCCGATACCATAATTTTGGGGCGCGGAGGAGGAAGCATAGAAGACCTATGGGCGTTTAATGAAGAAAGCGTTGCGAGGGCGATATTTGCTTCAGATATACCGGTTATTTCGGCAGTTGGGCATGAAACGGATTTCACAATATCGGATTTTGTGGCTGATTTAAGAGCCCCTACGCCTTCGGCCGCCGCCGAACTTGCCGTTAACGACGTTGAAGGCGATTTGGCCGTTCTTAATTCAGTGCGTCAAAGGCTGAACTTTGCTATGAAAAAATATATTGCCGACAATAAATCATATGTTTTGTCTGTTTCAAAGAACAGGGCTTTTAAAAGAGTGTATGAGAATTTGGCAAACAACAGCATACTTTTGGACAAATGTAAAAAATCAATGGACAAAGCGGTTTTAAATAATTTTTCTGCGAAAAAGGAACTTTTTAAACATTCTGTTGAGAGGCTTGAACTGCTTTCGCCTTTAGGAACGCTTAAAAGGGGCTACAGCATTGCGTTTTCCGAAAACGGAAAGCTTATATCTTCAGTTAAAAGTATAAAACAAGGAGAAAAAATTTCCGTTAGGGTTACGGACGGGGAGATATATGCAACAGTAATGGAAAGGATTGAAAGTAATGGCTAA
- the xseB gene encoding exodeoxyribonuclease VII small subunit — protein MAKKKISYEDALERVEEIAEQLENGEITLEKSIALYKEGMELTLFCRNTLDSAEKEVMELKEAFDGKYSLEPFDGLTEEKI, from the coding sequence ATGGCTAAAAAGAAAATTTCCTATGAGGATGCTTTGGAAAGAGTTGAAGAAATAGCCGAACAGCTTGAAAACGGCGAAATTACCCTTGAGAAGTCTATAGCCCTCTATAAAGAGGGAATGGAGCTTACTTTATTTTGCCGCAACACGCTTGATTCGGCTGAAAAAGAAGTTATGGAATTGAAAGAAGCTTTTGACGGGAAATACAGCCTTGAGCCATTTGACGGTCTTACGGAGGAAAAAATATGA
- a CDS encoding polyprenyl synthetase family protein: MNLELELKEKREYIDRKLDGYLPKESEYPEIIFKSMRYSVFAGGKRLRPILLLAANRLFDGKDDNAAPFACAIEMIHTYSLIHDDLPAIDNDNFRRGRLTNHKAFGENIAILAGDALLSHAFQTMADAVCRTCDEKSAKAMKAIADGAGTCGMLVGQVVDVISEGKNIDIKTLEYIHKNKTAAMIQAALKAGAVLGGANDTSIEILESAGEKIGVAFQIQDDILDVIGTQEELGKPVLSDEKNQKSTYVTIYGVDESIKIVKRLSAEAVELLENFGDRAEFLVELTKYLIDRKF, encoded by the coding sequence ATGAATCTGGAACTTGAATTGAAAGAAAAAAGGGAATATATAGACAGAAAATTGGACGGATATTTGCCAAAAGAATCCGAGTATCCGGAAATTATATTTAAATCAATGCGGTATTCGGTTTTTGCCGGCGGCAAAAGGCTAAGGCCGATTTTGCTTTTAGCCGCAAACCGTTTGTTTGACGGGAAGGATGACAACGCCGCGCCTTTTGCCTGCGCCATTGAGATGATCCACACATATTCGCTTATACATGATGATTTACCGGCAATAGACAATGACAACTTCAGAAGGGGACGGCTTACAAACCATAAAGCTTTTGGCGAAAATATAGCCATACTTGCAGGCGACGCGCTTTTGAGCCATGCGTTTCAAACTATGGCCGACGCGGTTTGCAGAACATGCGATGAAAAAAGCGCAAAAGCTATGAAAGCTATAGCTGACGGAGCCGGGACTTGCGGTATGCTTGTAGGACAGGTTGTCGACGTTATAAGCGAAGGAAAGAATATTGATATTAAAACCCTTGAATATATTCATAAAAATAAAACCGCCGCTATGATACAGGCTGCATTAAAGGCCGGAGCCGTTTTAGGCGGGGCAAACGACACATCAATTGAAATTTTAGAATCGGCGGGGGAAAAGATAGGAGTAGCTTTCCAGATACAGGACGACATACTTGACGTTATAGGAACGCAGGAAGAGTTGGGCAAACCTGTTTTAAGTGATGAAAAAAATCAAAAAAGCACTTATGTAACAATTTACGGAGTGGATGAATCTATTAAAATTGTTAAGAGGCTTTCGGCCGAAGCGGTTGAACTGCTTGAAAATTTTGGGGATAGGGCTGAATTTCTTGTTGAACTTACAAAATATTTAATCGACAGGAAGTTTTGA
- a CDS encoding divergent PAP2 family protein, with product MGFVQLFNNTTLRAALLAWFIAQVIKVILTFISDRKVILSRLYGAGGMPSSHSAFVASMTTCIGKIYGFDSPIFAVSCVFSLIVMYDAAGVRRAAGKQARAINLLFMHTDLKFDEHLKELLGHTPLQVVCGAILGVIVGCLF from the coding sequence ATGGGATTTGTTCAGCTTTTTAATAACACGACTTTACGGGCTGCATTGTTGGCTTGGTTTATTGCCCAAGTAATTAAAGTAATACTTACGTTTATTTCAGATAGGAAGGTTATACTCTCAAGATTGTACGGCGCCGGCGGTATGCCAAGCTCACATTCTGCTTTTGTTGCATCTATGACTACATGCATAGGCAAAATTTATGGATTTGATTCTCCTATTTTTGCAGTAAGCTGTGTGTTTAGCCTGATAGTAATGTATGATGCGGCGGGAGTAAGGCGTGCGGCAGGGAAACAAGCCCGGGCTATTAACCTTTTGTTTATGCACACAGATTTAAAATTTGACGAACACCTTAAAGAACTGTTGGGACATACGCCTTTACAGGTTGTGTGCGGAGCGATACTCGGCGTTATTGTAGGGTGTTTATTTTAG